In Synechococcales cyanobacterium T60_A2020_003, a single genomic region encodes these proteins:
- a CDS encoding serine/threonine-protein kinase: MKTLNLPQPDQILSSKRLDLSGGLTEFPLEILDVADRIEVLNLSNNHLSTLPDDFARFQNLKVVFFNNNNFEVFPEVLTQCPNLYMISFKANRLKQIDEHVLAPTIRWLTLTDNQLETLPASIGNLNQLQKLMLAGNRLQTLPEELAACQSLELIRLAANRLTELPTWLFTLPRLSWLAYSGNPFCTATPHQRPSVPISVGRSLPVVNWSDLTLGDVLGEGASGVIYKATWKTQDRVEEVAVKVFKGDVTSDGLPADEMRACIEAGSHQNLVQVLGKLGNAPNSQEGLIFSLIPPHYGNLGNPPSLQSCTRDTYPADLSFTLSTILTTVKGVASVAAHLHQQGIMHGDLYPHNTLITETGDCLLGDFGAASFYDPRNGELAQACERLEVRAFGCLLEDMLDRCTEVDLIAQAEQMYQLRQLQQDCMNPNPSLRPLFEAIGERLHGVC; this comes from the coding sequence ATGAAAACCTTGAATTTGCCTCAACCTGATCAGATTTTGAGCAGCAAGCGTCTGGATTTATCCGGTGGATTGACCGAATTTCCGTTGGAGATTCTGGACGTTGCAGACAGAATCGAAGTCCTGAACCTATCCAATAACCACCTCTCCACATTGCCTGATGATTTTGCGCGGTTTCAAAACCTTAAGGTTGTGTTTTTCAACAACAATAATTTTGAAGTGTTTCCAGAGGTGCTTACCCAGTGTCCGAATCTATACATGATTAGCTTCAAGGCGAATCGCCTGAAGCAGATTGATGAGCATGTCCTTGCGCCTACGATTCGCTGGCTGACCCTGACGGACAACCAGCTTGAAACCCTACCCGCCTCGATCGGCAATCTAAATCAGCTTCAGAAGCTTATGTTGGCGGGAAATCGGCTGCAAACACTGCCTGAAGAACTGGCCGCCTGTCAGAGCCTAGAACTGATTCGTCTGGCCGCGAATCGGCTTACTGAACTGCCCACGTGGCTATTTACCTTGCCCCGATTATCGTGGTTAGCGTATTCGGGTAATCCTTTCTGTACTGCGACTCCGCACCAGAGGCCATCTGTCCCAATCAGTGTAGGGCGATCGCTCCCGGTGGTTAATTGGTCCGATCTCACCCTTGGCGACGTTTTAGGGGAAGGGGCATCTGGCGTAATTTACAAGGCAACCTGGAAGACTCAGGATCGCGTTGAAGAGGTGGCCGTCAAAGTGTTCAAAGGCGATGTCACTAGCGATGGTCTGCCTGCGGATGAAATGCGAGCCTGTATTGAAGCGGGTTCTCATCAGAATTTGGTACAAGTCCTGGGTAAGCTGGGCAACGCTCCGAATAGCCAGGAAGGACTGATCTTTTCCCTGATTCCTCCGCACTATGGGAATCTGGGTAACCCACCTAGTCTTCAAAGCTGCACCCGTGATACCTATCCCGCAGATCTATCTTTCACACTATCGACCATCCTGACCACAGTGAAGGGGGTTGCGTCGGTCGCTGCCCATCTCCATCAGCAGGGCATTATGCATGGCGATCTTTATCCCCATAACACTCTGATTACCGAAACCGGAGATTGCCTGCTTGGAGACTTTGGTGCAGCCTCGTTTTATGATCCGCGCAATGGGGAACTCGCGCAGGCTTGCGAGCGTTTAGAAGTACGAGCCTTTGGATGTTTGCTTGAAGATATGCTTGACCGCTGCACAGAGGTGGATTTGATTGCTCAGGCTGAACAGATGTATCAATTGCGGCAATTACAGCAAGACTGCATGAATCCCAACCCGTCGCTGCGTCCGCTCTTTGAAGCGATTGGTGAACGTTTGCATGGAGTCTGTTGA